A window of Miscanthus floridulus cultivar M001 chromosome 12, ASM1932011v1, whole genome shotgun sequence genomic DNA:
AGCGACCCGATACAGAACCCGCAGCGCGGACAGTGGTGCAGCTGCGCTGCCGCAGCCGGAGCGCCGGCGCCCTTCCCCGCCTCGGCCGCCAGCTTCTTGCGCGCGCGCGGCAACTCGTCGTCGTCCGGGTTCTGTTGGGTGTTGGACGccgacgccgccgcggccgccgtctTGTTCGGCCGGTCCGGATGATGGGCTTCCGGTCCGGGTGGGCCTGTTTGGTGCTCGCTACCGTGCTTGTCTGGCAACTCGATCGATTGGTGATGGCAGGAGCAATTTGTTTTGGCTGGACGTTTGGTGGCTTGGTGTGGTGAAGATGCGCTAGCTACCTTAGCTAGCGGACAGGTTCCCTGCTGTTCATTCTATTCAGTCACTGTAAATCCAAGGAGGCGGCACACAGTACAGCGTGCACTCGAATCAGGCTTATTACAAGGTGTGTGCCCTTCCGTTTGGTGACTTGGTCTGGTGAAGATTGGGATCTCTTGCTGTCAATCACACAGAGAGCGAATCAGACAGAGTTTTGAAGGAGCACGCAGAACATTGTGACCACGCCGGCGGTGACGCGGGGCTGAACCCCGTGAGGCAGCTGCAGAACGACGTCGACGCCGCGCCAGCGTCGCACAGCCCGAACGCCCCGCACTTGGCGTAGGCGTCGCAGACGTCTCTTGGCCCCTGCCCCTTGAAGAAGGTCTGCCACGTCCGGGTGCCCCTGACCCTGGTGCAGCGCGTATCTGGGACTGTAAGCTGCCTGGAAAGGTTAAGTTCTTTGGTTGGCTCCTATACCATACAGGGTCAATTCTGGTGTAAATCTCTTCCACTGGAACATTCGACCGCTCAAAGACGCCTTCTGCAGAAGCTAGCTGCCCCAAAACTTTGGAGACGTACTGGGGATCACATCTTCGTCACTTGCAGCCGCACCCGCGGAGTCTGGGGTTGTCTCAACATCCAACTGTCGGCTGGGGATCAACGGCAGCCCTGGCTTAGCGGTGAGAGCACCACCTTGTCCCCTGCCGTTCGCATGGACATTATATGTGTTGCTCCTTTTGTGGCGCCTATGGAAATGGAATGCTCGGAATGGCTTGATCTTGAATGATAAGAATGACAGCCCTCAAGATGTGCTTCGTGCTACGGTTCGGGATATTGACTACTGGGCATGCAGGTACAAGAGGCAGAAGCCGGACATTACAGAATGGAGAAACTACATCTCTCTCTGCTGTAATTCTCTGTGAACCTCACCTTTTGTGTTCGCTGTAAGCCGTGATCAATTTTCGTTCAATGAAAATTAAGTAGGTGGAGCATGCTCCCCCGAATTGATCGAAAAAAAAGGTTTACAAGGTGCTTTTGCCAACAGAATGTCACAGCAAGCTTTGACTGACCTTCAGTCAGTGCACCCTATCATGGATGCACAGGAACCTCTCTTAATGACAGTCCGGACAACCTTCAGCCAGGGGCCGGGCTTTGGACCAAAAATCATCTTTCATATGGAAGAATGCAGCTCCACCTCGGTTACAGCTGTTTCTATGGCTGCTTATTGCTTACTCAGAGAAGAATACAATGCCGTTCAAATCTACTCAAAAAACATATACTGTAGTTGACAGGGCAACCTGTGAAGTTTGTGGCCAGGTGAAAGAAACACTGGAGCATATTATCAGTGGCTGTGACTTTCTGGTCTGCATTAGGGTCGGAGTCGACATGCCAGTTGGAAGAAGCACTGgtgagcgcgtgtttagttcagggaatttgggaatttgggatactgtagcactttcgtttttatttgacaattagtgttcaatcatggactaaataggctcaaaacgttcgtctcgtaatttccaaccaaactgtgcaataagttttttttttgtctatatttaatgctccatgcacgtatcgcaagattcgatgtgatggatattgtagcacttttttaAAATTTAGGgttggaactaaacacgcgctgacCTCCGTTCTACTGAATGCCCGAGTCACCTTCCCAAAAAACAGTTCAGCATGCTCCTAGGGCTGTGTTGCTGCTTGCTGGCAGCTCTGGAAAAGAAGAAACGCTTTCATCTTCAGAAACGAGGTGCTAGACCTACGGCAAGTGTTGAATTAATTCCTGCAAGAGAGACGCTGAACTCTGGCGGTTCCGTTTGCCAGCGAAAGATAGGATGCTATCTCATGCTTGGGGTGTAGTTTTTGATTCGGCAATTtaggggtgtttgggactgctctgcTCCACGTTTTCGAGCTCCGCTCCATGTTTTTTAGTTAAATGGTTTAAGCTCCACGCACTCTGTTCGAGGAAAGAtggtggagttgtgagagcacctagAGAGGCGCTCCAAAAACACCAGTTTTTTGTGGAGCTACTCCACGGTGTAGTTTGTAGAGCAGAGTTTGtgaagcagtcccaaacacccccccGCTTAAGGCCATGTTGTAACCCTCCGTTTGCTAAACCTAATGTTCTAGCAGCGGGCTGTAGAAGGGGCCACAATCATACTAAAATCAGGTGGGTTCCGCCCGTTGATCGTCAAAAAAAGAAATCCACGACGTCCCTGTCGACAGCGAAGCActtgtggtgacttcgtgaatctcgagatctacCGGCTCGatccttcggaggtgctcatagggctagggtttacgtacgtgtgttcataagaggtgagtgtgcgtgcgtgtgtggATGTCTACGTTGTACTGTGTAGTTCTAAAAAAATGTTTAAATTAAATGGCAAAGGAAAGAAAGTGAGTCATGATATTTTGAAAGGGAAAGTGAATTACGATTTGTTGGTTGTCATATAAGATTGTTGTACATAATTCCTTGTGTCTCTAATGAGGTTAGTATTTTTAGCTTTGGGGGCAAGGGTAGGGTAAATCCTAGACATTTCCTCCCCTAATTCCATTCCATTTTTGCATCTGAATatttcttagtagtagtattatcgtTTATAATTCTTGGTTAGCCATGATGGCAGAAAACTAGCCGCCATAGGCGAGAAAGGCGATTGACGCCATTTACCGCAAATTCTTTTGGGCCGGCTCAGAGCAATCCGTCCAGGGCAAATGCATGGTCGCATGGCCTACTGTTTGCAAGCCGACACACTTGGGCGGGCTGGGGATCAGCGACTTGAAGCTTGCAGGATACGCCCTTCAGACCAGATGGTTGTGGCTACAGCATTCGGATCAGGATCGGGCTTGGAGTCAATTACCGATCAAAACCGTTCCACAAGTCCAAGCCTTCTTCGAAGCGTCGACCTTCACTCAGATTGGAGACGACCGCCGAACGCTGTTCTGGCAGGACCGATGGATCGATGGTGAATCTGTTAGCGACATTGCCCCATACATTTACCAACTGGTGCCTAGGCGCGTCCGCAAACTACAAACCGTAAGAGATGGGTTGAACAACCGGACTTGGGCACGCTGCATATCCGGGGGACTGTCAATACCGGCGATCTTTGACTACCTGCATCTTTGGCATACGGTGGAGAACACCCAACTCGATGACAGACAGGACCGGATCATCTGGCGCTGGACAGCGGTGGCAACTACTCAGCCAAATCTGCTTACAACATGCTGCATGCCGGTTCCATGCCGTTCCTCGGCCACAGACTCATTTGGAAAACCTGGGCGCCGCTAAGAATCAAGATATTCCTCTGGCTCATCTTCAGACGCCAGCATTGGACCGGGGACAGATGAGCAAGGCATGGCCTAGAAGCTCGGCAACTCTGCTACCTCTGTGATCGAGGACATGAGACCATCGACCACATCCTGGCGGCCTGTCCATTGTCAAGAGAGGTCTGGTTCTACATTTTGCAGGCTCTTGGTCGATAGCTACCACAAGCTGCTGCTACAACAGTGCGCTGGTGGCGGCGACTACGCTCTCTCTTCGATGGTGAGCGGCGATCAGGTTTTGACTCCCTGTTCGCTCTTGTCTCTTGGTAAATCTGGAAGGAGCGCAATGCGAGGTGTTTCAGAGATTCAACAGCGACCATCAACGACCTACTGCAGCTCATCAAGGCCGAAGCCGATCGATGGATTGAGGCCGGAGCAGGAGGCCTGGCAGCCTTTTGGCGCAGACCTAGGGATGCAACGCTCCAACTTGAACTCATGATTGTTAGCTTCAAAACGTAGCGCTAAGAGAAAACTAACGGCCGGCAAAGGTATTCTTGTAATATAAACTCTTCATCTTCTAATataatgaaaaaaataattcttgGCTATACGTTCAGCAGGGTAGAAACGAACGGTGTGAAAGACTGAAAGTGGTAGAGGCACTGTGCACGTGCACAGGATGCGTAGTCGCAGTGTAGAGAAGACAGAAGAGGTGAGGGTGACGTCTGACACTGTGATTGACCCGGAGCCGGAAGGAAGGGACTAGCGGACAAGGCATGGCACGAAAGAGATGCTTCGCCCACGCGCCGCGCCCGATTTTCTGTTTACCATTTTACATCCCGACGGGaaaaacggctgatgctgatgctgatgccgaagctgatttgttgtgaaagaaaaatactgttgtttCGTTGAAACGGtacgactgataagttcaagcgtaGTACTGACTCTGCCAAGCActtttgcttgcttgatttgaCGAAGGAGTACACTGTAGTATCTGCAATTCAGCATGCATGATTGTTGATTGGTGATGGAAGCTCGCCGTGCATTATGCCAActgaggccctgtttagatcccacccaaaattcaaaatttttcaagatttctcgtcatATTAAATCTttgcggcacatacatggagcattaaatgtagataaaaagaataactaattgcacagtttgctcgtaattagcgagacgaatcttttaaacctaaatagtccataattggataatttttgtcaaatacaaacgaaaatgctacagtagcccaaagccAAAATTTTTCGCATGGCCTGATCTTGCTTGACCTGGGGAGGATTACGATAAGACTAAGACTGATGGGCAGCAGTAGCAGTGCACTTCATAGGATCTCACGTCAAGCACAGCCATTCTCGTTCACCATGACcatgaggcaggcaggcaggcagcaggCTTCCACTGTCCAGAAGGGACCAAGATCCAGAGCTGAGGCCTTGTTTAGCTAGATGAATttagattttggggctactgtagcacgttcgtttttatttggcaaatagtgttcaaatatggactaattaggctcaaaacgttcgtctcgcaatttcccaccaaactatgcaattagtttttcttttcgtctacatttaatgctccatgcacggaccgtaaacattcgatgtgacaggtactatagcaactttttagaagttggggtggaactaaacaaggcctgagatGTTGTTACCATCCATGCCATGCGTCTCATCCCCGATGGCCCGATGGGGATGGGTGGCGATGAGCTGAGCTGGTGCGTGCTGCCAAAAGCCCAAAACCAACCTCGCCCCCCGTCCTCACTTCCACCcgcgctgcctgcctgcctgcctgcgtcTGCATTGTCCACGCCCGTCCATCCTCTTCCTCCCGCGCCGTGCATCTGTCGCGCGCAGCAATTACCAAACCAAACCGAGTCTCGTCATGGATCTGCACTACGGCGCCCGGGTCGGGGAGGCCATGGCAGTGGGCGAGGCGGCCTAcatcgccaccgccaccgccaccgccggcaCCGGACCCACCACCGGGTCCACCGGCGCCGTGGTGGACGTGGTGACCCGCGAGATGGCGGCGCAGGAGCTGGGCACGGTGGTGCAGCTGCACTTCGACAAGACGGTGGAGAAGAAGCGCGCCGCCGACGCGCAGAAGCAGGAGCTGTGGCGCCTCTTCctcgccttcttcctcctcctgtcCCTCGTTCTCTCCGGCGTCGCGGCCTCCCCGCCCGCGCGCCTCCAGTGCCGCCACCTCTGGGCGCCCGCGGGCCTGCTCTCGCTCGCGCACCTCGCCTTCTACGCCGCCGTCGCGCACCACCTCCGCTGCCTCAACGGATTCCGCTACCAGCGACGATGCCACAAGCTCACGCTCGCGCTCGCCGCCGACAGGCTCAGGATGCTCAAGTCCGCGGCTGAGGTCGTCCCGGCGGCAGACGTCGAGGTGCCGTACCAGGAGCCGCCCGAGGCGTACCTCGCCAAGTTCAGGAGGAGCTGGGCCATCCACTTCGCCTTCCTCATCACCACATTCGCCTTCTCCGTCGCCGCCTCCGTCGCAATCCTCTGCTTCTAGCCATGTAGCCTTCTGCTACTTCTTCTAGTTGTTTTATCTATCTAGGAGGGAGATCCTAGATCGATCTATCTCTCTACCTCCATGCATAATGCATCTAAGTAGAGTAGAGTGTCAATCAGATGACATTTCAGTTTCAGAGGAGATTACCTACCATTCCATTATTTCAGATGACATTTCAGTTTCAGAGGAGATTACCTCCATGCTACAGAGTGTTCAGCTGAGCTGGTTATTGACTGTTcatgctgaaaaacactgtttgtactgaaatgttgtgagagaaaaatattgtttcggttGGAAAAATAAGCCGGCTTAAAGTGTAGCCCAACACTGCCTTGTGTAGCAGGACAGGATCTGCAGCAGCTATGAAATGAAAGAGACGTTCAGTCTGttcgtatatgatcgtggattataagctgaaacagtatttttctcaaaTACCAAATCagctagcagtaaataatccatgatcgttagATGGCTAGATAAGATAATCCTCTCCTAATTGTGTGTCAGAATCAGAATGATGCTTTTGCTTGGCCCCTGCTATGCTATACTATCAGAGTTATCAGTCAATGTGCAAGTTTCGaggcctctcttctctcttctttccTTCCTCCATTTTTGTCTTGGGCATTCCTTCCAGAGTTCCAACTAGATTTGTTTTGATTTGATTTACTGTGATTGTACGTGTTAGTACTATAGTAAGCACCGGTACTTTGGACTAAAGCTGCAAGATGGCTGCCACACCGGCCAGCCTCGCTTTATCCCGGCCAAATCATCACAGTACCCTGTACCCACAACATGGAACGGCACATCACCTCTCAGATGGAGCATCAACAAGTTTCCGAAAAAAAAATGCAGGACAGAACAACAGCtgaaaaataataacaataccacaCCACAAGTCCACAGCTAACAATCCCATATGCAGTAGGCCtcacatgtttgtttcttagtatttt
This region includes:
- the LOC136495165 gene encoding uncharacterized protein; this encodes MDLHYGARVGEAMAVGEAAYIATATATAGTGPTTGSTGAVVDVVTREMAAQELGTVVQLHFDKTVEKKRAADAQKQELWRLFLAFFLLLSLVLSGVAASPPARLQCRHLWAPAGLLSLAHLAFYAAVAHHLRCLNGFRYQRRCHKLTLALAADRLRMLKSAAEVVPAADVEVPYQEPPEAYLAKFRRSWAIHFAFLITTFAFSVAASVAILCF